ATGCGCGAACAACTCAACAGACTCACATTCGGAGGCAGGGCATGAAGACCATGACCGTTCTGACCTTGTGCCTCGGCGTCATGGCCATGTTTGCGGCCGTGCAGCCCCAGGCGGAGACCGACCGGGAACAGGCCCGGGCCGTGGCCGTGAATTACGCGGTCTACCGCAACGCGGTGTTCAGCCATGTGCTGACCCATCCCGGCGCTGCCGGTTCCGTGTCGTCCGGCGTTCTGGAACTGCCGGACGGCTGGCTGCCGATGCGCGCGTGGAAGAATCGGATGCACGGCGGCAACTGCTACGTGTACGGCCCGGCCTCGGGCGCGGAAATCGCGGAAGTGCGTTCCCTGCTGCGCGGCAGCGTGGCGGTGCTGGACGACCACGATGCCCGGCCTGCGTTCATTCCGTCCGGGTGCGTGGTCAGCGTTGTCGAGGTGCAATGATGCGAGCGGACTCTTCCAGATCGGGCGGCATCCTGTTCGAGGCCCTTGGCGCAGTGACCCTGCTGCTCATTCTGCTGCCGGGGCTGGCCCGGCTGTGGGACATGGGCATGGACGAGGTGCGGAAGCGGTCGGTCGCCACGCACCTGCAGGGCGTTTCCCGGGCGGCCGGAGAGTATGTGCGCGAGCACCGGGACACGCTTCAGGCCTCGGCCACGGCCTCCCGGGCCGCGCGTGTGACCATGGCCCAGCTTTCCCCGCATCTGCCGCACGGATTCCTGCCCCGCAACGCATGGGGCCAGACCTACGGCGTGTTCGTGCTGCAGCCCGCCCCGGGCAGGCTGGTTCCCGTGGTTCTGACCTATGGCGGCTCGCGCACCGGTCGCCGGTTTTCCAACGTGGTGGTTCCGTCCACTGCCGCACTGGCCGGCGGGCAGGGCGGCTACGTGCCGTCCGGCGATCTGCCGGGCCAGAGCACGGCAGAGCTGCGCGGTTCGTTCGGAGCGTGGTCCGTGCCCCTGTCCGGCACCAGCATTCCCAATCCCGGGCCCGGGCATCTCGGGGCCGTGGCCTCCATGGACGGTCAGGATCTGGATCAGGATTTCCTGTACCGCGTGGCCGTGCCCGGCAAGCCCGAACTCAATGAGATGTCCACGGAACTGGACATGACCGATCACGCGATTCGCGGCGTGTCCGAACTCCAGTTCGAGCCGCACGACCTCATGGAAATGGGCGGCGCAGGCTTCTGCGCGGATCCGAGTCGCGAGGGACGCGTGTTTCTGGACAGAAATCACGGCCTGTACGTGTGCCGGGACGGCAAGCCGCGCGTGGTGGCGGATACCGGCAATTCCGCGCTGCTGTCGGGTTCGACCATTGCCGTGGACGGCGAGCTCGTGCCCAAGCCGATCTGCCCGCCGGGCACGGATGCGGAACCCCGAATTTTCGTTGCCCCGTCCATCGTGGCTCAGGGCGCGGACGCCAGTTCCCTTGTCGCGGTTCAGGCATGGGCCACGGACGAAGGCGACGACTGGCGCGTGCATCTGCGCGTGCTGACCACGGACAAGGACGCGGGCTGGATACATCCCGGTCCGGACTTCGGCCGGGTCATGGTGTTTGCAACCTGCAACTAGAGGAGACGTATCATGAAAGTGTCCTGGTTTCTGATTCTGGCCGGTCTGATGCTGGTCCTGTCCCTGCCGTGCATGGCTGACGATTCCACGGCGTTCAAGCCTGGAAACGTGGTGAAGGCCAAGATTGGGGGACAGGAAGTGGAAGTCGCTGGTGGGTTTTGCGAAAACACCGGCGTATGGGGTGATCCAAAGGTGCTGGTTTCGCGATCCTATCGGGATGGCGGAAGCGGCGGCTACTATACCGCGTATTCCTGCGCCCCCGGATACGTTCGGGTCATGATGGGCACCTCTTCTCCTATTCTGCAGAACAAAAACTTCGGATGCATAAAATGCACGAAGTAGGGGCGACCTGTCATGGCTGACAACAGTCCCCAGTCCCTGACGCGGCGGCCCCGGATCGACGTGGCCCGTTTCGGCAGGACTCCCCCTGTATCTGGTGCTGCTGGCCGTCGGGCTGGTCGTGGGCGTGATGATCCATTCCGTGCATGTGTCCACGGACAGGGACAAGCGTGACCGCGCCCGGGCCGAACAGGCTGCCCCGGCTCCGGATCCCAGACCTCTGGCCGTGGAAGATGCCCCGGCCAGGGGCCTGGCCCGGCCCGAACCCGAGCCCGAGGCTCCGAAACCGGCCGAGACCGGGGAAAAGCCGCCTCTGGTCAACGTGATCCATACGCCCAAACCGACGCCCGAATACACGGCCCGGCAGCGCGAGCTGGACGCCCTGCGCAAGAAGCGGGTGCGCGCATTGGAAAAGGCGCTGGCCGCTCCGCTGCGGGTGAACGTGCCTGCCAGCGTTCGTCGTCCGCATTCGCAGGCAGCTTCGGCCGTGCGGGCCGGAAGTGCCGGGCAGAGCGTGCGCGACAGGCATCCCGTGCCGGACATGAACGGCATGGCCATGCCTGCAACGCAGGGACCGGACGAGCGCGTGGAAAAGGAGGAATTCCTGAGCTCCCGCGCCCGACCCGATTCCCAGTGGACGCTGGCGCACCGCCGCGCTCCGGGCAATGCCATGGAACTCAAGACCGGAACCGTGATTCCCGCGCTCATGCTCACGGGCATCAATTCGGATCTTCCGGGCAGCCTGATCGCTCAGGTGTCGGGGCATGTGTTCGACACGGCCTCGGGCGAGCATCTGCTGATCCCGCAGGGTGCGCGGCTGTACGGTCTCTATGATTCGCGCGTTGCCATGGGCCAGACCCGGCTGCTCGTGGCGTGGAACCGGATTCTGTTCCCGGACGGCTCGTCCATCTCGCTGGGTGCCATGCCCGGTGCGGACATGGCCGGGCTGGCCGGATTCCGGGGCGAAGTGGACAACCACTATCTGAAGATATTCGGGTCCGCCGCCATAATGAGCCTGATTTCCGGGGGCATGGCCTACGGCATGGACAACCTCGACCACTCCTCGGACGAGGACGATTCCCCGAGCCTGCAGGACGAGATGGGATCGGCACTGGCCAGCCAGCTCGGTCAGGCCTCCCTCGGCCTGCTGCAGCGCAACATGCAGATCAAGCCCGAACTGAACATCGAACCCGGATACCGCTTCAACATGGTGGTCACCAAGGACATCGTGTTCGACCAACCCTACAGACCATGGAGGTAATCATGTCCCTGAATCTGCAACTTCTCGTCGGCTACACCGGCAACGGCGTCGAGCTTCGCACCACGCGCAGCGGCAGGACCATGGCCGTGTTCAGTCTGGCCACCAACGATGGCCATGTGGACAAGGCCACCGGCGAATGGCGGGAAAGCGTGACGTGGCATCGCGTGATCGTGTTCCGGGAACGACTGGCCAGGTCTCTGGCCGAACGGCTGGCCAAGGGCACCTGCGTGCTGGTGCGCGGCAAGCTGAGCATCTCGGAATACACGGACAGTCAGGGCGTGGAGCGCATCGGCGTGGACACCGTGGCCGAGGCCGTGACCGTGCTCAGGCACAGGGACGCTCCGGCCGAACCTGCTCCGGAGGCGGCAAAGCCGTTCCGGCACGACGCGACCATCACGCAGGAAACCCGGGAACGGCTCATGGGGGCGGATCATGCCGAGTAGCTACGGTCTGGGCAGAAGGCAGGGCAAGAGAAGTCTTCGCTGGCTTCTGCCGTTCCTGCTGGCCGGGATATCCGGTCTGGTGTCTCTGGGCTACGCCACCCAGCGCGTGGCCGGGCTGCTGGATTATCAGGCATGGCTCGGCGATCCGGTCTGGGGCCGGTTCTACTGGCCCTGGTCCATCGTGGGCTGGTGGGAGAATCTCAACACCCTGTCCGAGGTGCTGGATCCGATCACGAACATGGCGCAGGCGCTCTTCGTGCTGCCCCAGCTCGTGTTCTACGGCATCTGGCATCTGTTCCTGCGTCAGCCCAAAGGCGAGGAGGACGTGCACGGCACGGCTGGCTGGGCCACGGAAGAGGACATCCGGAACGCCGGGCTGCTCTCGGGCGAGGGCGTGTACGTGGGCGGCTGGCAGCAGGGCCGCGACCTGACCTATCTGCGCCACAACGGGCCGGAACATGTGCTGGTCTTTGCCCCGACGCGTTCGGGCAAGGGAGTGGGTCTTGTCCTGCCCACGCTCCTGAGCTGGCCGGACAGCGCGTTCATTCTGGACATCAAGGGCGAGAACTGGGCGCTGACCTCGGGCTGGCGCAAGAGTCAGGGCCATGTGGTGCTGCGCTTCGATCCCACGGCCCGGCATGGCGCGGCCCGGTTCAATCCGCTGGCCGAAATTCGGCTGGAAGGGCATTCCGCGATTCCGGACGCCCAGAACGTGGCGTCCATGCTCGTGGATCCCGAGGGAAAGGGGCTCAAGGACTACTGGAACAAGGCCGCGTTTTCCTTCCTGTCCGGAGCCGTGCTGCACTGCCTGATCCTGATTCGCGGCGAGCAGGACCGCGAGGCCACCCTGAACGACCTGTCCGTGATGCTGGCCGATCCGGACAAGGAACTGAACGAAGTCATCAACGAGATGCTTGAGGTGGATCATGCCGAAGTGCTCGGCCGGATATTCCCGGCAGGCGAGGAGGACGAGGGCGCCTGGAACAAGGTGCACGAGTTCATCGGTTCGGCTGCGCGGGAGATGAAGAACAAGGCTCCCAACGAGTTCTCCGGCGTGGCTTCCACGGCCGTGGCCAACCTCGCGCTCTACCGTGATCCGGTCGTGGCATGGAACACCTCGGCCTGCGATTTCCGCATCATCGACCTCATGAACCATGACGCGCCCGTGTCCCTGTATCTGGTGATCCGGCCATCCGACATCGACCGCCTGCGGCCGCTCATCCGGCTCATGGCCAACCTCATCTTCCGTCGGCTCACCGAGTCCATGGAGTTCGAGAACGGCCGGGCAAAGGCCGGATACAATCACAGGCTGCTGCTCATGATGGACGAGTTCACGTCGCTGGGCCGTCTGGAAATCTTCGAACGCAGTCTGGCCTTCATGGCCGGGTACGGGCTCAAGGCCTATCTTATCGTTCAGGATCTGAGCCAGCTGCGCGGCGCATACACGCGGGAGGAAAGCATCATGAGCAACTGCCACATCCGCGTGGCCTATGCGCCCAACAAGATGGAGACCGCCGAGGAACTGTCCAAGATGTCGGGCAAGACCACGGTGGTGCACAAGAAGACGTCCGTGTCCGGCAACCGCTCCGGCCGTCTGAACCGGGCCAACGTGAGCTTTACCGAAGTGGCCCGGCCTCTGCTCACTCCGGACGAATGCATGCGTCTGCCCGGCCCGCGAAAGAACGCGCAGGGCGACATCGTGAGTTCCGGCGACATGCTGATTTTCCCTGCCGGATTCCGGCCCGTGTACGGCCGCCAGATCCTCTACTTTCTGGACCGCGAGTTTGCCCGCCGCGCCCGCATGGACGCGCCGCCCGTGTCCGATTCCCTTGCCCCGGATCCCGGCTCCATGCCCGAGGAGGAAAGCTATGACGCGTTCCTATCTGAATGATCTGAAGCAGTGCGACCGCCGTCTTGTCATGGAGACCATCGAGCAGATGCTGCCCCTGCGCCGGCTGCCCGATGATCAGCCCTATGTGCCGTGTCCGGATCACAAGTGCCGGCAGTGGCGCATGTACTTCCAGACCGACAAGGTGGGCCGTCCGGACTGCCCGGTCTGCCACGGTCAGGGCTGGGTGCCGGAATCCCGCGTGGCGGCTCCGGCTCCATGCCCCGTGGTGCGGCGCGTTGCCAACGGCCATGATCCTGTGCGTCCTGCCGGCCGCGTCCTGTCCCTGTTCGCCCACGAGAAGGAGGTGGAGGAATGATGTCCCCATGCGTTCCAGCCGTTCCGGTTCAGGCTGATACCAGAGCTGACCGGTATCCGGATCCCGTTTCCATCGAGCATGTGCCGCCCATCATGCGGCAGGACATTTCCCGGTTCTACCATCGGCTGTCCCGGACAGGCCGCCGCGTGATCGGCGCGCTGCTCGAATCCCTGCCGAATCTGGACGCGCCCGCCGCACTGGTGGTGTCGGCCCTTGCCGGGCCTGCGAAATGCTCCCGGCTGAGCGTGCTGCGCCATCTGGCCCGGGGCGAGGCGGAGCAGCTCTTTTCCCGGTCCGTGAACCCGGCAGGCAGGCGGCACGGCATGATCGTGACCCCGCATCGCCATCGATGCGAAACCTTTCTGCACCTGTTCCGGACGGAATACGGCCTGCTGGCTGATACCAATGGTGATCACTATCAGGCCGCGCCTGATACCAATGGTGATCAGTATCCGCATCCGGTGCGGGAACGTGCCGTTTCAGCGGACCGCGCCACTGCCTCGGGCCGGTTTCTGGCCACCCTGTCCCCGGCTGCCCGGCGCGTGCTTGGCGTGCTGGTGCTTGAAGGGGAGGGACAGGATGAAATCTCCATGATTGTCAGCCGCATGGCGTACAAGGCCGGGTGCAGTGAAATCACGGCCCGCCGCACTCTGTCGCGCGGCTCGGAAACCGGACTCTTCAGCAAGCTGACCCATCCGCGCGGCCCGCGTCACGGCGTGCTGGTGCGCGTGCCTGCCGCGTCCTGGATGGCGATCCGTTCAGCGGCTGATACCAATGCTGATCGGTATCCATCCGGTCATGATACCAAACCTGATTGGTATCATGACCAGGTTGATACCGATCAGGATACCAATCATGACCGGTATCCGGATACCAATGGTGATCGTTATCCGCAGGACAGGGGAAACCGTTGCCGCCCAACGGTCACAGGGGAAAACAGCGGTCAGCGTGATACCAATGGTGATCGGTATCAGCCTGCCTCTCTTTTAGATAGACAGAAAGAAGATCTATCTGTCTGGGAAAGGCGGCTGCTCGGTCTGACCCGTGACGACTTTCAGGCCGTGTGGCCGAACCTGCTTTCCCATGGGTTCGGTCCGGACCAGATACGCCAGATCGTGAACGCCAGAAGCGAAGCCGGCGAGCCTCTGGAGGACATTCAGGGTTCGCTGCATTCCGCGGAATGGGAACTGGCCGGCAACAAATTCCCGAGCACGCGCAAGGGCGTGGCCAGCTACCTGTTCTCCACGCTCAAGCTCAACGGCACCTATCGCCGTCTGGATGCATATGTGTCGCCGGAAAAGCTCGCCCTGATGCGTGCCCGTGCCGATCTCGAAGCCAGTCGGCAGGCCCGGGAAATCCGCACCCGCCTCGAACGCGCGGAGCAGAAGCCCGAGGCGCAGGACGCGCCCGGCTATGCCGAATGGCTGGCCGCCCAGTCTCCCGAGGACCTTGAGCGCATCGACGGACAGGCCTGCGTGCTGCCGACCAGTGACACGGCCCGCAATCTCTGGCGCAGGAGCTACTGGCGCAAAAACGTGGCCTCTCCCGAAGCCGGGGAGGGCGAGTGATGCGCTTCGTGCTCAACCTGCTCATCCCGATCCTGACCCTGACC
Above is a window of Pseudodesulfovibrio tunisiensis DNA encoding:
- a CDS encoding single-stranded DNA-binding protein — translated: MSLNLQLLVGYTGNGVELRTTRSGRTMAVFSLATNDGHVDKATGEWRESVTWHRVIVFRERLARSLAERLAKGTCVLVRGKLSISEYTDSQGVERIGVDTVAEAVTVLRHRDAPAEPAPEAAKPFRHDATITQETRERLMGADHAE
- the pilV gene encoding shufflon system plasmid conjugative transfer pilus tip adhesin PilV — its product is MMRADSSRSGGILFEALGAVTLLLILLPGLARLWDMGMDEVRKRSVATHLQGVSRAAGEYVREHRDTLQASATASRAARVTMAQLSPHLPHGFLPRNAWGQTYGVFVLQPAPGRLVPVVLTYGGSRTGRRFSNVVVPSTAALAGGQGGYVPSGDLPGQSTAELRGSFGAWSVPLSGTSIPNPGPGHLGAVASMDGQDLDQDFLYRVAVPGKPELNEMSTELDMTDHAIRGVSELQFEPHDLMEMGGAGFCADPSREGRVFLDRNHGLYVCRDGKPRVVADTGNSALLSGSTIAVDGELVPKPICPPGTDAEPRIFVAPSIVAQGADASSLVAVQAWATDEGDDWRVHLRVLTTDKDAGWIHPGPDFGRVMVFATCN
- the pilM gene encoding type IV pilus biogenesis protein PilM — translated: MKTMTVLTLCLGVMAMFAAVQPQAETDREQARAVAVNYAVYRNAVFSHVLTHPGAAGSVSSGVLELPDGWLPMRAWKNRMHGGNCYVYGPASGAEIAEVRSLLRGSVAVLDDHDARPAFIPSGCVVSVVEVQ
- a CDS encoding type IV secretory system conjugative DNA transfer family protein, with amino-acid sequence MPSSYGLGRRQGKRSLRWLLPFLLAGISGLVSLGYATQRVAGLLDYQAWLGDPVWGRFYWPWSIVGWWENLNTLSEVLDPITNMAQALFVLPQLVFYGIWHLFLRQPKGEEDVHGTAGWATEEDIRNAGLLSGEGVYVGGWQQGRDLTYLRHNGPEHVLVFAPTRSGKGVGLVLPTLLSWPDSAFILDIKGENWALTSGWRKSQGHVVLRFDPTARHGAARFNPLAEIRLEGHSAIPDAQNVASMLVDPEGKGLKDYWNKAAFSFLSGAVLHCLILIRGEQDREATLNDLSVMLADPDKELNEVINEMLEVDHAEVLGRIFPAGEEDEGAWNKVHEFIGSAAREMKNKAPNEFSGVASTAVANLALYRDPVVAWNTSACDFRIIDLMNHDAPVSLYLVIRPSDIDRLRPLIRLMANLIFRRLTESMEFENGRAKAGYNHRLLLMMDEFTSLGRLEIFERSLAFMAGYGLKAYLIVQDLSQLRGAYTREESIMSNCHIRVAYAPNKMETAEELSKMSGKTTVVHKKTSVSGNRSGRLNRANVSFTEVARPLLTPDECMRLPGPRKNAQGDIVSSGDMLIFPAGFRPVYGRQILYFLDREFARRARMDAPPVSDSLAPDPGSMPEEESYDAFLSE
- a CDS encoding TrbI/VirB10 family protein → MLLAVGLVVGVMIHSVHVSTDRDKRDRARAEQAAPAPDPRPLAVEDAPARGLARPEPEPEAPKPAETGEKPPLVNVIHTPKPTPEYTARQRELDALRKKRVRALEKALAAPLRVNVPASVRRPHSQAASAVRAGSAGQSVRDRHPVPDMNGMAMPATQGPDERVEKEEFLSSRARPDSQWTLAHRRAPGNAMELKTGTVIPALMLTGINSDLPGSLIAQVSGHVFDTASGEHLLIPQGARLYGLYDSRVAMGQTRLLVAWNRILFPDGSSISLGAMPGADMAGLAGFRGEVDNHYLKIFGSAAIMSLISGGMAYGMDNLDHSSDEDDSPSLQDEMGSALASQLGQASLGLLQRNMQIKPELNIEPGYRFNMVVTKDIVFDQPYRPWR